The genomic DNA CAATGCCGGAGAACGCGTGGTCATCGCGGGAGTCCATAAGCTGCAAGCAGGCCAAAAAGTCCGGTTGGGGGATGACGCCCAATGAATCGATTCAACTTGACGGAATGGACGCTCGACCATAAACCGCTCGTTTCCTTTTTTATCATTTTGATATTTGCGATGGGAGTATTTTCTTACCAAGGAATGGGACGAATGGAGGATCCCGATTTTACCATCCGGCAAATGATCGTCGCGGTGGCCTGGCCGGGAGCCAGCGCCCGCCAGATCGAAGAACAGGTTACCGATAAAATTGAGCAGAAACTGCAGGACACGCCGGGACTCGATTATTTGAAAAGTTATTCCAGGCCGGGCCAGTCGGTTATCTATGTGGTCCTAAAAGATACGGTGGTTGAAAAGGATGTTCGGCCGACCTGGCTTGAAGTGCGCAATATGGTCAATGACATCAAGGCCAATCTGCCGGCGGGGACGGCCGGCCCGTTTTTTAATGACCGTTTTGATGATGTCTTCGGTTCGATCTATGCGATCACCTCCGACGGCTATACTTACGAAGAAATGCGGGAACAGGCGGAAAGGATCCGCCGGATGCTACTAGGAGTCAAGGATGTCAAAAAAGTGCAGCTCCTCGGCGTACAACCGGAGAAGATCTATATCGAGATGGAGAGCAGCAAACTGGCGCAACTGGGCATTGATCCCAACTATATCATGGGAATGATTCAAACCCAGAATGCCATGACGCCCTCGGGCATGATTGAAACCAGATCGGACAATGTATATTTGCGGATCTCCGGGATGTTTGAAGATATTGCGGATATTCGTAATCTGCCCATCCGCGCCGCCGGCGGCACGTTCCGCCTGAGTGAAATCGCCACTGTCAACCGGAGCTATGCCGATCCGCCGGAGCCGGAGATGTTTTATAACGGCAGACCGGTCATTGGCATCGCCTTATCCATGGCCAAGGGCGGCAACATTCTCACCATGGGCCGGAATTTGAGCCAGACCGTCGTTGGGATTAAGAAAGATTTGCCGGCTGGCATGGAATTGCTTCAGGTTGCCGATCAACCCAAGGTAGTGAAAGAATCGATTAATGAGTTTGTGGAAACGCTGCTCTTGGCGGTAGTCATTGTACTATTGGTCTGCTTCCTTAGCTTGGGGCTGCGGACCGGGATCGTGGTTGCCCTGGGTATTCCGTTAGTCATTGCCGGAGTGTTCTTTGCGATGAAGACGGCGGGAATCGATCTTCACAAGATATCCCTGGGAGCCTTGATCATCGCCCTGGGTTTGCTGGTGGATGATGCGATCATCGTGGTGGAATCGATGATAGTTAAACTGGAACAAGGCTGGGACCGCACAAAAGCGGCTTGCTTCGCATATACCTCAACCGCTTATCCCCGTCTGACCGGCGCTTTGATCACTTGCGCCGGATTTATCCCGATCGGTTTCTCGCTGGGCTCGGCGTCCGAATTTATCGGTTCCATTTTTACGGTGGTGACAATGGCGCTGGTGATATCCTGGGTTGTGGCGGGAACGGCGACTCCCCTATTGGGCTACCGGCTTATCAACATTAAGCCGGCGGCAGCCGGGAAGAACCACGATCTTTACGACACCCCGTTCTACCGTTCATTCAAACGGATGCTGAGCTGGTGCCTGAATCACCGCAAGTTCGTTCTGGGGCTGACGGTTGCCGGCTTCATCGGTTCGGTTTTCATCATGTCGCTGCTCAAACAGGAGTTTTTTCCGGCCTCAACCCGTCCGGAGCTGATTGTCGATTTGAAACTGCCGGAAGGAGCGTCGCTGAAAGCGACTGAGGCGGTGGCGAAACGATTCGCTAAATCCCTCCATGGGGATCCCAATGTGATCAATTACACCGCTTACGTGGGTCAAGGAGCGCCCCGCTTCCTATTAACCGCCGATCCGGTGCTCCCCAGCTCCGATGTTGCGCAATTTGTGATCATGACGAAGGGGACTGAGGCCCGCAATACGCTGAGCGAGAGGCTCAACCGGGTCCTCAAGGAGCAATTTCCCGAGGTGCGCGGACACTTGCGAGTGTTACAGCTGGGGCCGCCCGACCCTTATCCGGTTACATTGCGGGTAACGGGCTACGCTCATGATAAAGTCCGGGAGATCGTCGCCCGGGCCTGCGCGATCATGAGCGCCAATCCGAAACTCCGCGATATCAATCTGGACTGGAATGAAAAGAGCAAGACAATGCGTTTGGAAATCGACCAGGATAAAGCGCGGCTGCTGGGGGTGAATAGCCAGGGATTGGCAATCACGTTGCAATCGCAATTATCCGGGATACCGGTGACGGAATTTCGTGAGAACGACAAGACGGTGAGCATCGTTTTCCGGATGGATATCCGGGATCGCAACAACCTATCGCAGGTAAAAGATCTGAATGTTCCGCTCGGCGATGGCCGGTTTGTACCGTTGGATCAAATCGCGAAGATCCGCTATGACGCGGAAGACGGCTTGATATGGCGGCGCAATTTAAAGCCGACCATTACGATTCAGGCCGATACGGTCCCGGGAGTTAGCGGAGTCGATGCGAGCAAGGAGGCGTATGCCGCGTTGCAAGAACTCCGTCGCAGTTTGCCGCCAGGCTACAGTATTGAGGTCGGCGGCATGGTGGAAAGAATGAATCAAGCCATCGACTACCTGATGCAGCCGGTGCCGCTCATGATTGTGGCGATCACCCTATTGCTGATGGTTCAGTTGCAAAGCATTCCGAAAATGATCTTAACCTTATTGACCGCGCCGCTGGGATTGATTGGAGCCAGTTTGGCCCTGCTGCTCACCGGCCGGCCGGTAGGTTTCGTCGTTTACATGGGCATTTTGGCCTTGGCCGGAATCATTATCCGGAATACAGTGATTTTGATTGACCAGATCGAGCAACAACTCAGGCAGGGGGAGTCGGTTTGGAATGCGATCGTTACCGCCACGATATTGCGTTTCCGCCCCATTATGCTGACTGCCGTGGCGGCGATCCTGGGCATGATTCCGCTTGCGACCAGCGCCCTTTGGGGACCGATGGCGATAGCCATTGCGGGCGGCTTATTGATGGCCACCGTTCTGACCTTGCTGGTTTTCCCGACGATGTACGCGGCATGGTACCGGGTGAAGCCGGGGCGAGAGGCCGGGTATTCCCAAACGTTAAAGCTATGAGCCATTTGCGGGGATTTTGGATGCTTCCCGGAATGGACCCGTGATTTTTATAGACGACTAGAATACGAAATGATTTGAGCGAGGTGTACATGGTGAAAAAGAAGCTGATTGCCTGGGCCGTATTGCTGATCACGGCGCTGGGGGCGGGCGGCATGGCGGTGGCGGCCGGGACGGCATTGAATCTGGAGAAAAGTATCGAGCTGGCCTTGAAGAATAACCGGGCTGTCAAAATCGCCGAGACGGAACAGGAGGCGGCTGCGGGCCGTTTGCGGGAATTGCGCGCGGAGAAGCTGCCGGTCATCAATCTGACCCATTCGGGCAGCCGGCTGAAGCCGAACCCTTCGGAACCGGCCTTTCAGTTATTGGGAGTCGATCCCCCCGTCACGGACTATTTTGAGAATAAGCTCACCGCCTCGTTGCCTTTATATACCGGCGGGCAACTGGAGGGGTACATTCAGCAGGCGGAGTTGGGAGTGAAGAACGCCGGTCTGAATGTCACCCGGATCAAGCAGCAGGTCAAACTGGATGCCACGGTCGCCTATTACAATCTGCTGCAAGCGAAAAGCCTCGTGAAATTGAGCGAAGAGACCGTGGAACGTCTGGCGGCGCATTTAAAAAATGTCCAGGCGCGCTTCAACGCGGAACTGATTACCAAAAACGACGTATTACGCTCGGAGGTGGAATTGGCCGATGCCGAGCAAAGCTTGATCAAAGCCCGGAATGGCTATGATCTGGCCCTGGCCAATCTGAATTATG from Hydrogenispora ethanolica includes the following:
- a CDS encoding TolC family protein, whose translation is MKKKLIAWAVLLITALGAGGMAVAAGTALNLEKSIELALKNNRAVKIAETEQEAAAGRLRELRAEKLPVINLTHSGSRLKPNPSEPAFQLLGVDPPVTDYFENKLTASLPLYTGGQLEGYIQQAELGVKNAGLNVTRIKQQVKLDATVAYYNLLQAKSLVKLSEETVERLAAHLKNVQARFNAELITKNDVLRSEVELADAEQSLIKARNGYDLALANLNYVMGIPLGTEIAVEENLSHGQWNQTLNASIEQALQKRPEVAQYDINYEVAKRGVAVAQGGYLPTVSLVGAVDRNDADFPGNDNGNWSVSLVASWDLYNSGRTKSRIDQAKASQDKARQASLQAREAIGLEVRQAYLNVNEAEQRIHASELALDKANEDYQLVRARYRAGLGTNLDVIDTQLALTLAKTNHINALYDYNISLAKLQKAMGM
- a CDS encoding efflux RND transporter permease subunit, whose product is MNRFNLTEWTLDHKPLVSFFIILIFAMGVFSYQGMGRMEDPDFTIRQMIVAVAWPGASARQIEEQVTDKIEQKLQDTPGLDYLKSYSRPGQSVIYVVLKDTVVEKDVRPTWLEVRNMVNDIKANLPAGTAGPFFNDRFDDVFGSIYAITSDGYTYEEMREQAERIRRMLLGVKDVKKVQLLGVQPEKIYIEMESSKLAQLGIDPNYIMGMIQTQNAMTPSGMIETRSDNVYLRISGMFEDIADIRNLPIRAAGGTFRLSEIATVNRSYADPPEPEMFYNGRPVIGIALSMAKGGNILTMGRNLSQTVVGIKKDLPAGMELLQVADQPKVVKESINEFVETLLLAVVIVLLVCFLSLGLRTGIVVALGIPLVIAGVFFAMKTAGIDLHKISLGALIIALGLLVDDAIIVVESMIVKLEQGWDRTKAACFAYTSTAYPRLTGALITCAGFIPIGFSLGSASEFIGSIFTVVTMALVISWVVAGTATPLLGYRLINIKPAAAGKNHDLYDTPFYRSFKRMLSWCLNHRKFVLGLTVAGFIGSVFIMSLLKQEFFPASTRPELIVDLKLPEGASLKATEAVAKRFAKSLHGDPNVINYTAYVGQGAPRFLLTADPVLPSSDVAQFVIMTKGTEARNTLSERLNRVLKEQFPEVRGHLRVLQLGPPDPYPVTLRVTGYAHDKVREIVARACAIMSANPKLRDINLDWNEKSKTMRLEIDQDKARLLGVNSQGLAITLQSQLSGIPVTEFRENDKTVSIVFRMDIRDRNNLSQVKDLNVPLGDGRFVPLDQIAKIRYDAEDGLIWRRNLKPTITIQADTVPGVSGVDASKEAYAALQELRRSLPPGYSIEVGGMVERMNQAIDYLMQPVPLMIVAITLLLMVQLQSIPKMILTLLTAPLGLIGASLALLLTGRPVGFVVYMGILALAGIIIRNTVILIDQIEQQLRQGESVWNAIVTATILRFRPIMLTAVAAILGMIPLATSALWGPMAIAIAGGLLMATVLTLLVFPTMYAAWYRVKPGREAGYSQTLKL